The region AAGGTGTCAACATCTTTAATAATTGGGATTCACCTAATCTGAATAATAGAATAAAAGCTAAAATAAGTCCAATTTGTTTTTTTTGAAAAAAACTGGCAAAAACGGCTCCAAAACTTGCGTTTGAGTTTTTTTTAGAGTCTTTTAGAGGAGTAGCTATTTCTGTTTTTGGTGTAGCAAAATAATTATAGATAGTCAGTAAGGTCATTATTAGCCCAACAATAATCATGGTGTAGGACCATGCTTTTTGTTTATCGCCATATTCTTGTTCGAGATAGCCTCCAATAATTACAACCAAACCATTTCCGGTAAGCATCGAAAGACGGTAAAAAGTACTTCGTATTCCTAGAAAAAAGGATTGTTGATCTTTTTCTAAAGCCAACATATAAAAGCCATCGCTGGCTACATCATTGGATGCCGATGCAAAAGCCGCTACCCAAAAAACAGCCAGACTTATCACAAAAAAATGATTCATCGGAATGGTGAATCCAACAATTAAAAAGGCAATCGAAATTAGTAATTGCATGGTAATAAACCATTTTCTTTTGGTGGCATAGAGATCGATAATAGGGCTCCATAAAGGTTTTATAACCCAGGGTAAATATAAAAGGCTGGTGTATATTCCGATGTCTTCATTGTTGATTCCCAGATTTTTATACATGATTACCGAAACCGAAAT is a window of Flavobacterium acetivorans DNA encoding:
- a CDS encoding MFS transporter, whose product is MKIDNRPWYWIPVLNFASGLPYAIIISVSVIMYKNLGINNEDIGIYTSLLYLPWVIKPLWSPIIDLYATKRKWFITMQLLISIAFLIVGFTIPMNHFFVISLAVFWVAAFASASNDVASDGFYMLALEKDQQSFFLGIRSTFYRLSMLTGNGLVVIIGGYLEQEYGDKQKAWSYTMIIVGLIMTLLTIYNYFATPKTEIATPLKDSKKNSNASFGAVFASFFQKKQIGLILAFILLFRLGESQLLKMLTPFLIDDKGVGGLGLTTQDVGIIYGTFGVIALTVGGIIGGIVISRDGLGKWMLPMILAMHLPIIGFILLAHFHPSSVYYVYATVIAEQFGYGFGFAAFMMYLIYVADGESKTSHYSIATGFMALGMMLPGMISGYIQEYLGYGNFFIWVFLATIPGLILSRFLIFPYDFGKKTDDEKKPV